The window AACCCAATAGCGCACCGCACCGATGACCTTAGGCGCGACCAACATACCGTAAACCAAGCACAAAATCACGATCTTGGCTGTCTGGTGCATCTCCGGCCAGGACACATAGAGCGGGTTGTCCGCACTGAAATACTCCACGGGCTTGCCCGCCTCCAGAATACCTTGGATCACCCAGAGCACCAGCAGCGCGAACCAACCCAAAGAGGCGCAGTAGGCCATCGCTCCTTGGAACAAATGCACACGGCTGACGGTCTTGAACCCTGCTGAACCCAGCAGGCGCATATGTTGCAAATTGCCCTGACACCAGCGACGGTCCCTCAGGATATGGCCAGTCAAGGTATCCGGCGTTTCTTCGTAACTACCTTTTATTTCAGGCAGAAAGCGAATTCCCCAACCGGCGCGCCGCATCAGCGCGGCCTCTACAAAGTCATGGCTCATCACCGTGCCGCCGAAGGGCGCACGCCCTGGCAATTCCGGCAATCCGGCGCAGGCTGCAAAAGCCCGCACCCGCATGATGGCATTATGGCCCCAGTAATTCGCCTCATCTCCAGCCCACTTCGCCAATCCGCGGGCAAGCGTCGTGCCATAGATGGTATTGGCAAACTGCTGGAGGCGGCCAAACAGACTCCGTGCACCGAACAGCCGCGGAACGCTCTGCACCAGCCCGAGCGAAGGCTCGGCGGCCAGCGCATCCATCAAGCGCCGCATCGCTTTTCCGGTCATCACGCTGTCGGCATCCAAGACGAGCATGGCTTCGTGACGCGCACCCCAGCGCGTTACCCATTCTTCAATGTTTCCAGCTTTGTAGCGGATGTTCTCTTCGCGATGGCGATAATGGACCATGTCGCCGAACTTCCGCTGTAGCCGTGCCACCATTCTGCTTTCGTGAGTGACTTTGGCTGCATCACGCGTGTCGGACAGCACATACATCGTTACCGGATGCGGACAGCCGCTGCGGCGCAGATCGTCCAGCATGACCGTGATATTGCGCTCGATGCCCTCTGCCGACTCACCGTAGACGGGCAGCAGCAGCGCGGTGTTGAGCGGCCGCCAGTTCCGGTCCCGATGCGACGTCCGCTGCGGCAGGCAACCCAGTAATGCCATGGCAACAGACAGCGCAATCCAGAAAAAGGTGAAGATCGCCAGCGCGACGATGCCACCTTCCAAAGCGCTGAACCCACCGCTTCTAAACCAGTCCCCGAAGATCAGGGCAAGGCCGGCCGTGGCAACGATGGCAAATCCGAACAGAAAAAATCGTTCCAAAACAGGGGCTTTTGACGGAATGGATTTGGCGTTGGCATCCCGGTAGGATTTTCCGAAATCCTGTCGGAGCATTTCGAGGTGGCTCTCTTCCGGCATCGGTGCGGGGCTGGGAAACGGGGCGGTCATGCTGTCCACCGATAGAGCCAGACTTCGGAAATCGTCTTACTGTCCACGAGAAGCTGCGCCCTCATTTCCACTGCCTGATGTTCCTGCGGGAAGAAGCTGAACCCCAGTCGCACCCCGCCAGTTTCAGGGTTTCGCTGGAGTATGCCGTCACTGATTTCGCCACGGTTGCTGCTGATATGGATCGCGACATCCGCGAGATCCTCGGGTATCGCCCCATGATCCGCAAAATCGACGGTCACAATCCGGCCACCACCTTCTTTCGCGCCCATGCGTGTGTTGAGTACGGGCGCCTTGTCCATCGGGATGGGCGCCGCATTGCACCAGTCTAGACGATAGGTGAAACGATAGCTGCCGCCTGCCACCATCGCTTCGCGTGGTCGCCAATACGCAACTATGTTATCGTAAATCTCCTTGTCAGTTGGGATTTCGACAAGTGTCACGGCTCCCGCCCCCCAGTCGTCGCCGGGCGTTACCCACAGGCCCGGCCGCTGGTGGTAGTTCGCTTCCAGATCGGCGTAGTTTGCCAGATGCCGAGGCCGTTGCATCAGACCGAAGCCTTTTGGCCCCTCATCCACAAAACTGGAAACCTGCAAGGTTTTGGGATTGGCCAACGGTCGCCAGATGCGCTCTCCGTGGCCATTTTCGATGAGCAGGCCGTCGCTATCGTGCACCGCAGGGCGAAAATCGTCGAACATGCTCCGGTTGCTCTCGTCGAACATGAACATCGAGGTTTCAGCTGCAATGCCAACATGTTCGAGCGTTTCACGCGGGAAAAGTGTCGCTTCGATGTTCATTACGGTGTTATCTCCCGGCGTGATCTCGAAGCGATAAGCTCCGGTCACACTTGGGCTGTCCAACAGAACATGCATGAAAACTGTTGAGGCCCCCGGTGCCGGTGTCTCCACCCAGAATGCGCGAAACTCTGGAAATTCCTCACCGTCGGAGCTGCCGGTGTTGAGGGCAAGCCCTCGCGCGGACAGTCCATAGGTCTGACCTTTGGCAACCGCACGAAAATAACTGGCGCCCTGAAAGACCGCATATTCCTGAAAAACGCCAGGCTTCTCGATTTCGCCATGAATGCGAAAACCCGAATAGCCGACTGTATCGGTAATCGGCAGATCCGGAAACTTGTCTGTCTTGTCGAAGGCATCCAACGCGAAATGGATCGGTGCGGAAGTTTTTTTATCATCCGACACAACGTGGATTTCGATAGGGGTTGGAAAATAAAGCCCAGGCGCGAAGAACTCCAGCCGCGCGGGTCGATCTGTGCCATTCCAAAAAGCGTTGCGTGTGTCGAACCAGATGGAGCGATATTGATCGTATGTAAGGTCAAGCCAAGGCTGGGGCACTCGCGGAGGCGGCGCATAGGGTTCAGACGCGAGAGTGCGGGCACGCTCCACAACCATTTCCGGGCTGAAAGCTACAGGCTCTTCCAGTCCTATTCCTTCCGGTAAAACTTCTGCCGAAGCCCTGCCGCAAGCGGCGAAAGCCGCAGCAACCGCAAGGGTCTGGCGTCTGGTTAATGCGTTCATGCCGCGTTTTCTCCTGCAAGTACCGAAACAGGTTCCGGCTCGCGTAATTTCTTTTCGGCCGGCTCGGCCTTCCACGGGTTTCGCTTGATCCACCCAACGAAATAGGCCGTCGCGATCAGGATCGCGAAGCCTGTGATGTTGACCAAAGCAACGAAGAGTACGTCCTGCACCCACAGGCTAGAACTCATTCCGTCCTCTCCGGTTCCCGGATTGATGTAAAACTCCCTCCAGACGTCGAACGCGGCGCCCAAGAAACGAGCAAGCAGCATCGAAGTCAGGAATACGGCGAGAGACTGTTGCCCAACCTTTCGGATGACGGCGACAACACGTGGCCAGACAGTGCCAATGTTGAGGCGCGCGCCCTTCGGGCCGACCATTACCCATGCGACGTAGGCGAGGGCGAGAAAATGCAGATAGCGGAAGAGGCCGAAATCGGTCTTTATGATCAGATATTGGTGGTCGATCCGCCAGTTTCGCGCAGAATCTAGACCAAACTCTCGCACCCCCACGTTGCTGAACGGAACGGCGAGTACGACAACTGCAGCGGCAATGACGAGCAGATAGCGGTTTACGGGTGGTGCCGGTATCCATCCTTTCATCAGGCAAAACCCGGTGAAAAATACCAATTGCCAAGCGAACGGGTTGAAGAACCATTCCCGCGTGTTGTTCGGCGGCTCAAACCAGAGCTGAGCGGGCAGATGCAGGAACTCGAGGCGAACGGCCAGAGGCTCAAGGAAAGCAAAGCCAAGATCGAAGTACCGACCGACATTCGCAGCACACCACAAGGTCAGGACCGCGACAATGACAGCCCATGTCCCTATTTTCTTGAGTGCCATAACAAGCGGTATCATCGCGAGGATTGCCAGGTACATCGGCAGAATATCGAAGTAGTTCGGCACATACGTCAGCGTCATCAATCCGATCAACTGCTCTATCGGA of the Algicella marina genome contains:
- a CDS encoding OpgC family protein, producing the protein MFIILLAHTPGNPWTRWIPARWGFSDATEIFVFCSGMASAIAFGAVFERHGLAMGAVRTAHRVWQVYWAHIGMFMVIAMSMIMLNAIEFLPRDYVGQLNLYPFFENPIEQLIGLMTLTYVPNYFDILPMYLAILAMIPLVMALKKIGTWAVIVAVLTLWCAANVGRYFDLGFAFLEPLAVRLEFLHLPAQLWFEPPNNTREWFFNPFAWQLVFFTGFCLMKGWIPAPPVNRYLLVIAAAVVVLAVPFSNVGVREFGLDSARNWRIDHQYLIIKTDFGLFRYLHFLALAYVAWVMVGPKGARLNIGTVWPRVVAVIRKVGQQSLAVFLTSMLLARFLGAAFDVWREFYINPGTGEDGMSSSLWVQDVLFVALVNITGFAILIATAYFVGWIKRNPWKAEPAEKKLREPEPVSVLAGENAA
- the mdoH gene encoding glucans biosynthesis glucosyltransferase MdoH, giving the protein MTAPFPSPAPMPEESHLEMLRQDFGKSYRDANAKSIPSKAPVLERFFLFGFAIVATAGLALIFGDWFRSGGFSALEGGIVALAIFTFFWIALSVAMALLGCLPQRTSHRDRNWRPLNTALLLPVYGESAEGIERNITVMLDDLRRSGCPHPVTMYVLSDTRDAAKVTHESRMVARLQRKFGDMVHYRHREENIRYKAGNIEEWVTRWGARHEAMLVLDADSVMTGKAMRRLMDALAAEPSLGLVQSVPRLFGARSLFGRLQQFANTIYGTTLARGLAKWAGDEANYWGHNAIMRVRAFAACAGLPELPGRAPFGGTVMSHDFVEAALMRRAGWGIRFLPEIKGSYEETPDTLTGHILRDRRWCQGNLQHMRLLGSAGFKTVSRVHLFQGAMAYCASLGWFALLVLWVIQGILEAGKPVEYFSADNPLYVSWPEMHQTAKIVILCLVYGMLVAPKVIGAVRYWVSDPGLENVGGGGRFVLSWLFEVLFSVVLAPLMMIQHIGAVLRTLAGVNTGWKPHASGAMPAREYVRFHAVELAVAVVMFGLFATGYLSAWLLPVAISLIVAPLLNWFTAQEWRWGMAILQTPQEVAPPPVLRQWAFENGTLEAETREPEPPVMPLPA
- a CDS encoding glucan biosynthesis protein; amino-acid sequence: MNALTRRQTLAVAAAFAACGRASAEVLPEGIGLEEPVAFSPEMVVERARTLASEPYAPPPRVPQPWLDLTYDQYRSIWFDTRNAFWNGTDRPARLEFFAPGLYFPTPIEIHVVSDDKKTSAPIHFALDAFDKTDKFPDLPITDTVGYSGFRIHGEIEKPGVFQEYAVFQGASYFRAVAKGQTYGLSARGLALNTGSSDGEEFPEFRAFWVETPAPGASTVFMHVLLDSPSVTGAYRFEITPGDNTVMNIEATLFPRETLEHVGIAAETSMFMFDESNRSMFDDFRPAVHDSDGLLIENGHGERIWRPLANPKTLQVSSFVDEGPKGFGLMQRPRHLANYADLEANYHQRPGLWVTPGDDWGAGAVTLVEIPTDKEIYDNIVAYWRPREAMVAGGSYRFTYRLDWCNAAPIPMDKAPVLNTRMGAKEGGGRIVTVDFADHGAIPEDLADVAIHISSNRGEISDGILQRNPETGGVRLGFSFFPQEHQAVEMRAQLLVDSKTISEVWLYRWTA